GTGAATCATCTCTTTTTGCAAAGGAAAGAGAAAAATAACTGCTATTGATATTAAATGTCACCTGCATCTGCCTTCGATTCTTACCCAAAAACGAAGGAGATTTTTGTTGTGCTGAATATGAAAACAATTGGTGCTGCTGTCGTTGGTGCAGCGGCGATCGGCTTGAGTGTGGGTAGTTTGTCTCCGGCTAATGCTTTAACTTTCGATCTGAAATGGTCAGGACAGCCTTTGGGGAATAAAGCCGAAGCAACTGGCTTTATTGATTTTGACCCTACCCAAATTGGAAATCCTGGGGGAAGTTACAACTTAGTAGTAGACGATTTTTCTATTACAATTACAGGGGCAAATAAAGGAAATGGGACTTTTACGTTATCTGACTTTGATTCCTTTGGTTTTTTCACTCCTCCAAACTCACCATTAGACTTTACTAAAGAATTGGTAGGACAGCCTGCAAATAGCCCTTCCCTCCCCTTTGGGACACCTAATACATTCGGTGAAGCGGGAGATTTCAATATCTTTAGTCCTTTTGCCAATCCTAATACCCCTAACGGATTTCTCTATTTCCAGTTTGTCACTGCTGCGGGGGACAATCCGCTAGGGAACAATGACAAATTGACTTTAACTAGCTTCGCTCCCCAATCCGCCGCTCCCGTTCCCACCCCTGCCCTTCTTCCTGGCTTAATCGGCATGGGCGTCGCAGCCCTCCGCAAACGCAAGAACGATCGATCGGAGGTTGCTGAAACAGTGGAAGTGTAGAAACAGCATCTAATAAAACTCACATTAGAACATAGGTAGTCAACAGCCCTCGACCAGTGCGATCGGGGGCTTTTTGTTAGAGCCTGTATAAGCAATAAAAATGCTCCCTAATTACTTGGGAGCGGTCTGTTAAACCAATTTGTTATGTGTTCATTATTGCAATTCTGCTTCATCTCTCCATCCTGCTAGCGGCAGGAAAGCAGCAGAAATACTCATGCGATCGACTTAGGGAGATATCCCTATCTGCCTTCCTTGGTGAGGATAGGCGATTGAAAGGCTTGATCTTTCGTAATCGAAAGTTTATCTAGAGGATATAGAAGACATCACCCCTGATTAGAGTCATCGGGGGCTTTTCTGCTGTGCTTTAGGGCGATCGGTTCAGTTCTACTGCTCTGGCTCATATTCCAGTAAATCAAAGGGAGTGCAGCCCAAAGCTTTGCACAATGCTTCTAGAGTTTCTCCATCAATGCGCGGCATGGTATCGCGGCGCTTCATGTTGCTGATATTAGTTTCGTGGATACCTACTACCTCAGCAAGCTTCCGATTCGTCATGTTTTGCCGCGCCATTACTTCGCGCAGTTTCCAGCGAAGCATACAAGATTCCATAACTAGCGTCATAGGCTACCTTCTCACGTTTGGTGACTGCTACCAATACTATAGCACTAGACACTAAAAATATAGTGATAGACACTTTACAAGTATAGCGATAGACGCTATATTGAATTCAAGCCAAAAGGACATCGACCTAACCGCCAAGTCCGATCGATGCCCTTCAAATAAGTCCCTTACCGGAACTCTTCAATTATGCCTAAAGTTACTGTCCGCTACACATCCGATCGCGCCTATCTCGTTTCCACATCTCCGCGCATCATTGCCCGATATGAACTGCTGAAAAGCAAGCCTCAAGCGCGTTTGAAGGCAATGTACTTCGGATTCTATCGGGTCGAGCAAGCTAACCAGTTCATTGCAGAATTTCGCCTCGCTATTGCTGGGGTACGGGTCGAGCTTCGCCGCGCAACCAGAACGGCAGCAGAGTTTGAGGTTGTCATCCGATCGCCCAAAGTGGCTGATATGGCGATTGTGGAGCGGTTCTGCAAAACACTCCTCACGGCTGCCGCTGCTGCACCGAAAGCACAAACGAAAGCGACGGTGATTCAATTCCCTGCACCTGTCCCAATGCCGATCGCAGTCGGACAAGTCAAGCCTGCTGGCAGAATTCGCCCCAAGTTAGAAAAAGACCATCTCGGCAGAACGACGATCGCCGGAATCCACATCGATTGATGCAACTGGGGAGCCGTCTCCCCTCCTTCCAAACCGCCACACCAACTAGAAGGATTCAACCAATGCAATCTCAAACTCAAGCGCCTGCAACGATGGCGATCGCTAACGTCGTCCTAACCCATCCAGAAGCTGAAGCAATCAATACCGCGATCGTCTGTGAGCGATTCTGCTGCATCGAACTCGCTTGGAGAGTGGTGCAGAACTACTCGGGTTGGTCGATCGCTTCAGTTCACTGGAACCGCTAAACCCTACGCTACACAAGGATTTAACACCATGATTCAAGATTTTCTCACCCAAGCTATCGAGGTTCTGTTTGTTGGTTCGATCGCGTTCTTTGCTACTGAGTTCATCCGATTTTCTATGGCACGTCATAAAGTCAGCCCTGGTCAGCTCTCGCTACTCGACGATGTTCTGTTGTCTGATTCCGAGGTTGAGGAGTTGCAGCAGCCGACCGCTCCAGTGGAGCTAGAGCAACCTAAATTCTGGGAGAGTGCGATCGTTCCTTTCCGTCGTCCATCGCCCAAACTTCCTAACCTGTCAGGAATGAGCATCCGACAACTAAAGGCGATCGCCAGTCGCGCTAAACTGCCGCGCTATAACGTTGATCCAAAGGACAGGCTGATTCATCGCTTGACAACTGAACTGGAGCGCGATCGATTGGTCGCAGCTCTGGTAGCAGTGGTGGCATAGTGCGATCGAACCCATGAAAAAGGGCAGTCTAGGAACTGCCCTGAGGCAAAAAACTTTGATTTACTCCCTAAAAGGATACTCCTTCCAATGAAGACCGAACTTTTTGAACTGTTTGACAATCGCTCCTTGACCACTCTGGAAATCAAGGATGCTTTAATTGCAAGCAAGAGAACTGCCTGCTATCCAGTCGTCAAAAGGTTGCTGGCACTGCTCCAAAGTGAAGGCGTTGAATTCAGCCAAGTGATGGGAGCAGCGATCGAGGTAATCGAGGAGCAGCAGGGCAGTAATAAGGACTGGGAGCGATGCCTGCATGGGCTGCACGTTGCTACGGATTTTGCCCAAGCCGCAGAGCTAGATCATCCGATCACGTTTGAATAGGGAACGCTGGCCCAGCGAATCAGACATGCTCCTTAGCCTGCTGATCGAACGGTGGGCTTTTTTATTGCAAGAAACAGAAATCCCGATCGGCAAGTTGGCGCGATCGGGATAGGTCGTGATTGGCTCAGTATGCCCAATAGAGGGAACGATCGAACTTAAAACCTGATCACGCTAATAGCAGCCGATCCGTCACCTTCTGAAACTTCCAGATGTTGCAGGTGGTGTCGAATGAAAAGCCGATCGCGCTTTCTTGTGGAGTTGCGCGATCGGGCCAGGGTGTATCTACATATGCTCTTTCAATGTGCCCGTCTTGTTGCTGGGCTAACGAAAATTGGCACAATCGCTGAAATTTATAGAAGTCCATCATATGGACGAAAATCATCAAAACCGTAAAAGGGAGAATCTAACGTTATTAGGCATTGAACTGAGATATATGCAAAAAATTATCATACGACGCCTTTCTACATTGCGCTTTCCAAACATGACTTTAGAAAGGCTTTTCGCTGTCGATTTTTCTAGAGTTTAGAAAAATCTTGATTTCCAAACTCGAAGTAAGCTTTTACTCCTCAAGTTTTGCCCGTCCTGCTACAGCTTGAGCGATCGTACTTCCCCCTCCTGCGCACGCAGGTTCTCCTTGCCCAGCGGCGGCGCAACCCTGGTGCAGACTGTGTTTAAGCTAAAACGTCTACCTCAAGGATGATTTATATTCCCACCAGAGTCGAGTTGAATGGATTTACCGTTTATGTACACGGCTCCATCCTCCATGAAACGCGACGAGAGCGGAAAGTTTATAAACAACTGGGAACGAGAGACCAAACATCGAGTCAGCCTATCTCTAACCCACACTGCTTGGCGATCGCTCGAGCAAGCAGCGCAAAAACGAGGGACTTCTCGCTCTGAAGTGATTGAACAGTTTGCCCGCAGTTTAGAGGCGGAGCCTGCTACCTGCGACCCTGGAAACAATGCTCACGTTGTGCGGCTGCAAAACCAACTGCTTGAGCTACAGCAGCAGAACCAGGCCTTAGAGGCGCGGTTAGCCAATCCTCCAGACCAAGTAAATCCGGCGGCGGAAGGCAAAGTCGTCGCTATTTTAGAACGCATCACCGATGCGTTTGTGGCCTTTGACCGCCACGGGCACTACACCTATGTCAATCAGGCAGCGGCTCAAATTTTGCACAAAACCCCTGAAGACCTGGTTGGCAAACATGTTTGGAACGATGTTTTTCCTCATTTGGTGGGTGGGGCGGCCTACGAGGCTATGCACCGGGCGATCGCTGAGCAAGTTCCGGTGGCCTGGGAAGAATTTGGCGAACCCGTTCAATGCTGGCTGGAGGCAAGAGCCTATCCCTCAGCAGAGGGACTCACGGTTTACTTTCGGGATGTGACTGACCGTAGGCAGGCCGAGATCGAGCGAGAGCAACTGCTCCATGAGTTGGAAACAGAACGGGCCCAGTTTGAAGCGGTGCTGCGCCAGATGCCGGCGGGGGTTTTGATTGCCGAGGCCGGGTCTAACAAATTGGTGCTAGCCAATGAGCAAGCGAAACAAATTTTGGGCTATAGCTACGAGCAGCCCTACGAGCAGGCTTATGAACTGGAGGACTATGCATCCCTGATGCCCTTTGAGGTGTTTCGCCCCAATGGGCAAAAGTACGAGCCCCATGAGTATCCGCTGCCGCGGGCGCTGAGAAACGGCGACGTCATTACCGATGAGGAAATGGAGCTGCGCCAAAACGATGGTAAGCGCACTATGGTCACCACCAGTTCAGCCCCAATTCTAGATAAGCAGGGGCAAATTTTGGCGGCCGTTGTGGTGTTTCAAGACATTACCGAACGCCAGCACACCGAAAGACTCCTCAGGCAGCAGGCAGAAGATCTCGAAAACCAGCAGAAATGGTTAGAAGCCGTTCTCGATCTGATGCCAACGCCCACCGTTTTTGTTGAACCAGAAACCGCAAAAATTATTTTTGCCAATCGAATTGCGAATGAGTTAGCCGGAGGCGATTTACCCAAAAACAAATCCCTAGATGAATATGCCAACGCCTATTACTGCACCGATGCCCAGGGCGATCGCATTGCCATTGACCAAATGCCCGCCGTGCTCGTGGCCCGTGGGGAGCGGTTACAGAGCTATGAGATGAACTGGCATACTCCCAGCGGCGTTCGGGCCACCCTCTGCTGGGGCGAAACCTTGCCCGCCATGCATGGGCATCCGGCGATCGGCATTGGCATGTTTCAAGATGTGACCCGCCTCAAGCAAACCGAGGCGAACCTGCGTCAGGCCGAAGAACGGTTACAGCTGGCCCTCTCATCGGCCCAAATGGTCGCCTGGGATGCGGATCTAGAAACACAGCAAGTCGTGTGTTCTCCCAATGCCGAAGAAATTTGGGGCATGCAGGTGGGCACCACAGAGGCGTTTCTGGCCTTCATTCATCCAGACGATCGACAGTTGGTAAGGCAATTGATTGCCCAGGCCGCTGTAGGAGCCCGGTCTTTTGCCCAAGAATATCGCGTGATCGCTGCCGATGGTGGGAGTCGCTGGCTCAAGAGCCAGGGACAGACTTACCTCAATGAATCTGGGCAAGCCGTCCGCATGGCTGGGGTTTCGATCGATATTACCGAGCGCAAGCAAATTGAGGCCAATCGCGAGGCCTTGCTCGCAGAACTACAGCGCAAAGAACGGCAGCAGCAATTTTTGATTGAGCTGAATGATGCCGCCCGCACCCTGCAAGACTCCGAGGAAATCGTCTGGCAGGTCGTTAGCGCCACTGGCAAGCACTTCAACGTCACCCGCTGTACCTACGGCGAAATTGATGCTGCCCAAGAGCATGTGATCGTCGATCGCGATTACTGCGACGGCGTCATCAGTGTGGTGGGCAAACACCACATGGATTCCTTTGGGGCTGACATCATTGCCGAGTTAAAGCAGGGCAAAACCATCGTAGTCGATGATGTCAACCGCGACCCTCGCACCGCTGGAGCCGGTGCGGCGACCTTTGCCGCCATTGAGACCCAATCGTTGCTCTGCGTGCCGCTGGTAAAGCAAGGGCGGTTTGTGGCCCTATTGGTGCTGCACCATGCGGCCCCTCGCCGCTGGACGGCAGACAACGTGGCCCTGATGGAGCGCATCGCTGAAAAAACCTGGCTGGCCGTCGAGCGATCGCGGGCCGAAGCAGACCTGCGCGAAAGCGAAGCGCGGCTACAGCTTGCCCTCAACATTGGCCGCATGGGCACCTGGGAATGGGACATGCAGACCGACATCATCCGCTGGTCGGCGGGGCATTTCACCATCTTGGGTTTTCAGCCCTACGAATGTGAACCGAGCAACGAGATGTGGGCCAGCCGCGTCCATCCTGATGACCTGGCCGCCACCAAGGCAAAGCTTCGGCAGGCCATTAAGGACCGAACCGACTACTATCACGAATATCGTCTGCGCTGGCCCAATGGTGATATTCGCTGGGTCGAGGCCAGAGGACAGTTTTCCTACGATGTTCAAGGCCACCCCAGGCAGTCGATCGGGGCTGTGATCGATATTACCGAGCGCAAGCAAGCTGAAGAGGCCTTGCATCAGGCGCTGCAAAAGCTCAACTTCCACGTTGAAAACACGCCGATGGCCGTCGTCGAGTGGGATCAAGACTTTCGCGTGATTCGGTGGTCGGCGGGCGCAGAGCGCATCTTGGGTTGGCAAGCTGAAGAAATCCTGGGTAAAACCTTAACCGAGATTCCGTTTGTCTATGAAGACGATCTAGAACCCGTTGCCGAAGTCTGCCGTCGGCTGGTCCATGGTGAAGAGTCCCACATTCTTTCCTACAACCGCAACTACACCAAAGATCGCGCCGTTGTCCACTGCGAGTGGTACAACTCCAGTCTTAAAAACGAATCGGGACAGATGACCTCAGTCTTGTCCTTGGTGCTGGATGTCACCGAACGCAAGCGAGCCGAGCAAGAGCGAGAACAGTGGCTAGAGCGGGAACGCGAGGCCCGATCTCAGGCCGAAGCCGCCCAACAGCAATTGGCCACCATCGTTGACACCTCCCCGGTTGGGCTGGCGCTATTAGATGGTGAGCAGCGATTTATCACCATCAACGAAGCCCTGGCTGAGATCAATGGGTTACCCCGTGCCTATCACCTGGGTAAGTCTGTTCAAGAGCTATTTAGTCAAGTTGATCCCGCAGTCGTCGACGTTATTCGCGAAGTTTATGCCACAGGCCAGCCGTTTATCTCGCCGAACCTGCCTATCAACATACCTGGACGTGACGATCGCCGTCCGGGCTACTACAACGTTTACTATCTGCCAACGGTTGACTCAAATCATCGGGTAGAAGGGCTTTTAGCCTCAGTGGTCGATGTCACAGAGCGCGTCAAGCTAGAGCTCGCCCAGCAGTATCTCTCTGAGTCGAGCGCCGTACTGGCTTCTTCTTTAGATTACGAAACGACCCTAGAGCAGGTTGCCCAGCTCACTGTACCGGAACTGGCCGACTGGTGTACCGTCCACATTGTGGAGGAGAATGGGGAAATTGACCAAATTGCCGTGGCGCACATTGACCCGGCCAAGCTGGAATGGGCCGCTCAGCTGCGAGACAAGTACCCTCTAGATACCAATGCAGAGCGCGGTGCCGCCCTGACCCTGCGCACTGGCCAGTCAGACTTTGTGCCTGAAATTCCGGATGAGCTGTTGGTGCATGCCGCCAAAGACGCTGAACATC
The Trichocoleus sp. DNA segment above includes these coding regions:
- a CDS encoding PTPA-CTERM sorting domain-containing protein, which gives rise to MKTIGAAVVGAAAIGLSVGSLSPANALTFDLKWSGQPLGNKAEATGFIDFDPTQIGNPGGSYNLVVDDFSITITGANKGNGTFTLSDFDSFGFFTPPNSPLDFTKELVGQPANSPSLPFGTPNTFGEAGDFNIFSPFANPNTPNGFLYFQFVTAAGDNPLGNNDKLTLTSFAPQSAAPVPTPALLPGLIGMGVAALRKRKNDRSEVAETVEV
- a CDS encoding helix-turn-helix transcriptional regulator, producing MTLVMESCMLRWKLREVMARQNMTNRKLAEVVGIHETNISNMKRRDTMPRIDGETLEALCKALGCTPFDLLEYEPEQ
- a CDS encoding PAS domain S-box protein encodes the protein MKRDESGKFINNWERETKHRVSLSLTHTAWRSLEQAAQKRGTSRSEVIEQFARSLEAEPATCDPGNNAHVVRLQNQLLELQQQNQALEARLANPPDQVNPAAEGKVVAILERITDAFVAFDRHGHYTYVNQAAAQILHKTPEDLVGKHVWNDVFPHLVGGAAYEAMHRAIAEQVPVAWEEFGEPVQCWLEARAYPSAEGLTVYFRDVTDRRQAEIEREQLLHELETERAQFEAVLRQMPAGVLIAEAGSNKLVLANEQAKQILGYSYEQPYEQAYELEDYASLMPFEVFRPNGQKYEPHEYPLPRALRNGDVITDEEMELRQNDGKRTMVTTSSAPILDKQGQILAAVVVFQDITERQHTERLLRQQAEDLENQQKWLEAVLDLMPTPTVFVEPETAKIIFANRIANELAGGDLPKNKSLDEYANAYYCTDAQGDRIAIDQMPAVLVARGERLQSYEMNWHTPSGVRATLCWGETLPAMHGHPAIGIGMFQDVTRLKQTEANLRQAEERLQLALSSAQMVAWDADLETQQVVCSPNAEEIWGMQVGTTEAFLAFIHPDDRQLVRQLIAQAAVGARSFAQEYRVIAADGGSRWLKSQGQTYLNESGQAVRMAGVSIDITERKQIEANREALLAELQRKERQQQFLIELNDAARTLQDSEEIVWQVVSATGKHFNVTRCTYGEIDAAQEHVIVDRDYCDGVISVVGKHHMDSFGADIIAELKQGKTIVVDDVNRDPRTAGAGAATFAAIETQSLLCVPLVKQGRFVALLVLHHAAPRRWTADNVALMERIAEKTWLAVERSRAEADLRESEARLQLALNIGRMGTWEWDMQTDIIRWSAGHFTILGFQPYECEPSNEMWASRVHPDDLAATKAKLRQAIKDRTDYYHEYRLRWPNGDIRWVEARGQFSYDVQGHPRQSIGAVIDITERKQAEEALHQALQKLNFHVENTPMAVVEWDQDFRVIRWSAGAERILGWQAEEILGKTLTEIPFVYEDDLEPVAEVCRRLVHGEESHILSYNRNYTKDRAVVHCEWYNSSLKNESGQMTSVLSLVLDVTERKRAEQEREQWLEREREARSQAEAAQQQLATIVDTSPVGLALLDGEQRFITINEALAEINGLPRAYHLGKSVQELFSQVDPAVVDVIREVYATGQPFISPNLPINIPGRDDRRPGYYNVYYLPTVDSNHRVEGLLASVVDVTERVKLELAQQYLSESSAVLASSLDYETTLEQVAQLTVPELADWCTVHIVEENGEIDQIAVAHIDPAKLEWAAQLRDKYPLDTNAERGAALTLRTGQSDFVPEIPDELLVHAAKDAEHLEILRQVGFSSVMTVPLRSQDRVIGVISFISAESGRRYTPADLHLAEELAQRASLAIENAQLYQASQRDRTKAEAANRIKDEFLAVLSHELRSPLNPILGWTRILRSRQLDATKTDQALETIERNAKLQAQLIEDLLDVSRILQGKLTLNVTPVNLVTTIEAAAETVCLAAEAKRIHIQTTLNAIAGQVLGDTNRLQQVIWNLLSNAVKFTPAGGQVAITLGQVDAYAQIEVSDTGKGIHPDFLPHVFDYFRQEDGTTTRQFGGLGLGLAIVRQLTELHGGLVWVESRGQNLGATFTVRLPLALARQDQPSASEPLKKSTDLTGLQILVVDDEADMRELTSFILTQAGAQVATVASAMQALTWLNQSVPDLLLCDIGMPEMDGYALIQQIRKRRHDHGGNLPAIALTAYAGEVNQQQALAAGFQLHLAKPIEPDLLVSTIAALLRPAP